The Mycolicibacterium parafortuitum nucleotide sequence CTTCGCCGTGTAACACGGATTTAACAGCTCCGACCTAGGCTGCGGACATGGATCGGCAGAAGGAATTCGTGCTGCGCACGCTGGAGGAACGCGATATCCGCTTCGTCCGGCTGTGGTTCACCGACGTCCTCGGATACCTGAAGTCGGTCGCCATCGCGCCCGCCGAACTCGAGGGCGCCTTCGAAGAGGGCATCGGCTTCGACGGCTCGTCGATCGAGGGTTTCGCGCGCGTCTCCGAGGCCGACATGGTCGCCCGCCCGGATCCGTCCACCTTCCAGGTGCTGCCGTGGGCCGACAGCTCCGGCAAGCACCACTCGGCGCGCATGTTCTGCGACATCACCATGCCCGACGGCTCGCCGTCCTGGGCGGACTCGCGCCACGTCCTGCGCCGCCAGCTGGCGAAGGCCTCCGATCTCGGGTTCTCCTGCTACGTGCACCCCGAAATCGAGTTCTTCCTCCTCAAGCCCGGAGCCGACGACGGCACGCCGCCGATCCCGGCCGACAACGGCGGCTACTTCGACCAGGCCGTGCACGATTCGGCGCCGAACTTCCGCAGGCACGCCATCGACGCCCTCGAGCAGATGGGCATCTCGGTGGAGTTCAGCCACCACGAGGGCGCGCCGGGCCAGCAGGAGATCGATCTGCGCTACGCCGACGCGCTGTCGATGGCCGACAACGTGATGACGTTCCGGTACCTCGTCAAGGAGGTCGCCCTCGGTGACGGCGTGCGGGCGTCGTTCATGCCCAAGCCGTTCGCCGAGCACCCGGGGTCGGCGATGCACACGCACATGAGCCTGTTCGAGGGCGATACGAATGCCTTCCACAGCCCCGACGACCCGCTGCAGCTCTCCGATGTCGGAAAGTCGTTCATCGCGGGCATTCTCGAGCACGCCAACGAGATCAGCGCCGTCACCAACCAGTGGGTGAACTCCTACAAGCGGCTGGTGCACGGCGGCGAGGCCCCGACTGCCGCGTCGTGGGGGGCCGCCAACCGGTCGGCCCTGGTGCGCGTCCCGATGTACACGCCGCACAAGGTGTCGTCGCGGCGGGTGGAGGTGCGCAGCCCGGACTCGGCCTGCAACCCGTACCTGACCTTCGCGGTGCTGCTGGCCGCCGGTCTGCGCGGTATCGAGAAGAACTACGTGCTCGGCCCCGAGGCCGAGGACAACGTCTGGAGCCTGACTCCCGAGGAGCGGCGCGCGATGGGCTACAAGGAACTGCCCGGTTCGCTCGGCGTCGCGCTGACGGAGATGGAGAACTCCGAGCTGGTCGCCGAGGCGCTCGGCGAGCACGTGTTCGACTTCTTCCTGCGCAACAAGCGCCGCGAGTGGGAGAACTACCGCAGCCACGTGACGCCGTTCGAGCTGAAGAACTACCTGTCGCTGTAGATCCCGATCGGGTCCGCGCTACCTTGTTGGCGTGGCCAAACCCGCGACGCAGCGACCCAAGCTGCCCGGAGTCGGTCGGCTCGGGCTCGTAGAACCCAAGGCGCAGGCCGATCTCGACGGACTCGGATGGAACACCGACGTCCACGTCGAACTGTTGTGGTCGCTCTCGCGCGCCCCGGACGCCGACACCGCTCTCAAGGCGATCGTGCGGCTGTCCGAGGCGCTCGGCCCCGACTGGGCCGACCTGGACGCCGCGCTGCTCAAGGACCGCTCGCTGCGCGGCCGACTGTTCGGTGTGCTGGGGTCCTCGCTCGCGCTGGGCGACCACCTGGTCGCCAACCCGCAATCCTGGCGGCTGCTGGCCGGTGCCGTATCGCTACCGGTGCCACACGAACTGCGCGAGATGTTCGCCGAGGAAGCCGCGAAGACGGACAACCCCACCACGGCGGTGCCTCCGCTGCGCACGCTCTACCGCGACCGGCTGCTCGTGCTGGCCGCCCTCGACGTCGCGTCGGTGGTGGAGAACGAGCCGGTGCTGCCGTTCACCGTCGTCGGCGAGCACCTCTCCGACCTCGCCGACGCGGCGCTGGCCGCCGCGTTGCAGGTGGCCACCGCGTCGGTCTGCGGCGACAAACCGGTGCCCGCGCTGACCGTGGTCGCGATGGGCAAGTGCGGTGCGCGGGAACTGAATTACGTCAGCGACGTCGACGTCATCTTCGTCGCCGACGACGACTCGCACAGCAGCCTGACCACCGCGACCCGCATCGCGGGAGAGATGATGCGGCTGGCGTCCGAGGCGTTCTTCGAAGTGGACGCCGCGCTGCGCCCGGAGGGTAAGCGGGGTCAGCTGGTCCGCACCCTGGACTCGCACGTCGCCTACTACGAGCGCTGGGCCAAGACGTGGGAGTTCCAGGCGCTGCTGAAGGCGCGTCCGGCCGCCGGCGACATGGAGCTCGGCAAGCGCTATATCGACGCGCTGATGCCGATGGTGTGGACCGCATCCCAGCGCGAGGACTTCGTGCCCGAAGTGCAGGCGATGCGCAGGCGGGTGGAGGAACTCGTGCCCGCCGGGGTGCGTGACCGCGAGATCAAGCTCGGCACAGGCGGTCTGCGCGACGTCGAGTTCGCGGTGCAGCTGCTGCAGCTGGTACACGGCCGCAACGACGACTCGCTGCACGTCGCGTCGACCGTCGCCGCGCTGGCCGCGCTGGGAGAGGCCGGCTACATCGGGCGCGACGACGCCGCCAACATGACCGCGTCCTACGAATTCCTGCGGCTGCTCGAACACCGCCTGCAGCTGCAGCGCCTCAAGCGCACCCACATGCTGCCCGAGGCCGACGACGAAGAGGCGATGCGCTGGCTGGCGCGCGCCGCGCACATGCGTCCCGACGGACGCCACGACGCGCTCGGGGTGCTGCGCGAGGAGCTCAAACGCCAGAGCCACCGGGTGTCTCGGCTGCACGCGAAGCTGTTCTATCAGCCGCTGCTCGAATCGGTCACCCAGACGCCCCTTGGCATTTCGGACGTGATGAGCACCGAGGCCGCCGAACGCCAGCTGGCGGCACTGGGTTACGAGGGTCCGCAGAGCGCGCTGACCCACCTCGCGGCGTTGACCGGCGGGTCCGGCCGCCGTGGCCGGGTGCAGCAGGTGCTGCTGCCGACACTGCTGGACTGGCTGTCGGACACCCCCGACCCGGATGCGGGGCTGCTGGCCTACCGCAGGTTGTCCGACGAACTCGCCGAGGCGCGGTGGTACCTGGGCACCCTGCGCGACGAGGGCGCGGTCGCCAAGCGGCTGATGCACGTGCTCGGCACGTCGGCGTATGTGCCCGAGCTTCTGATGCGCGCCCCCGAGGTGATCCAGCTCTACGCCGACGGACCCAACGGTCCCAAGTTGTGCGACGTCGACACCGAAAGCATCACAAAGTCGTTGGTGGCCTCGGCGGCCCGGCACACCGACCCGAGCCGGGCGATCGCGGCGGCGCGGTCGCTGCGGCGCCGCGAACTGGCGCGTATCGCGTCGGCCGATCTGCTCGGCATGCTGGACGTGACCGACGTCTGCAAGCAGCTCACCCTGGTGTGGGTCGCGGTGCTGCAGGCGGCACTGGACGCGGTGACACGCGCGAACACCCCGGAAAGCGGTGTGCCGGCACGGATCGCCGTGATCGGGATGGGCCGGCTCGGCGGCGGCGAACTGGGTTACGGCTCCGATGCCGACGTGCTGTTCGTCTGCGAACCCCACGCGGGTGTCGAGGAGTCCGTCGCGGTGAAATGGGCGGTGTCGGTGGCCGAACAGGTCCGTGCGCGGCTCGGCACACCGAGCGCGGACCCGCCGCTGGAAGTCGACGCGAATCTGCGCCCCGAGGGACGCAGCGGGCCGCTGGTGCGCACCCTGGCGTCCTACGAGGCGTACTACGCACAGTGGGCGCAGCCGTGGGAGACCCAGGCGCTGCTGCGGGCGCACCGGGTGGCCGGCGATCTGGAGCTCGGTGAGCGGTTCCTGCTGATGATCGACAAGACCCGGTACCCGGCCGGTGGCGTGTCGCCGGAGACCGTGCAGGAGATCCGGCGCATCAAGGCGCGGGTGGACGCCGAACGGCTGCCCCGCGGCGCGGACCCGAACACCCACACCAAGCTGGGGCGCGGCGGTCTCGCCGACATCGAGTGGACCGTGCAGCTGCTGCAGATGCGTTTCGCGCACAAGATCCCGGCGCTGCACACCACCTCGACGCTGGACACACTGAACGCGATCGGCGCCGCCGAGCTGATCGCCGAGGGCGACATCGAATTGCTGCGGGAGGCGTGGCTGACCGCGACGCGCGCCCGCAACGCGCTGGTACTGGTGCGCGGTAAGCCCACCGACCAGCTGCCGGGGCCGGGCAAGCTGCTCAACGCGGTCGCGGTCGCCGCGGGCTGGCCCGACGGCGACGGCGGCGAGTTCCTGGACAACTATCTACGGGTGACGCGCCGGGCAAAAGCCGTGGTGCGGAAGGTTTTCGGCGGCTGAGCCGCCCGATTGGCCGGGGAGGCTGAGTGTTCCAGTTCGATCTGATCAGTGCCGAGGAGTATGACCGGGAGCGTGGCCGGTATGCGCCGCTGACCGATGCGCTGCGCGAACTCGTCGACGTCGGCCTCCACACCGACGTCGACGACGCGACGGTGCGCGAGGCGCTCGGGCACCTGGAGGCCGCCACCGCGCTGCTGCGGCAGCGTGTGCGCGAGGAGCGGCCGGTGCTGCGGCACGCGGAGACCGGCCGCCCGGTCACCTGGGGCAACCCCGCGGTGGGTTTGCGCAATGCGATCAGCCCGCCGATCGTCGTCGAACATGACCTCGCCGGCCGGTGCTGGAGTGAGTTCACGCTCGGGCCCGTCTACGAAGGACCGCCGGGATGGGTGCACGGCGGCGTGTGCGCTCTGGTGCTCGACCAGCTCCTCGGCGAGGTCGCCAGCGACAGCCTGACCAAGGCCCGGTTCACCGGGACCATCAGCCTGCGCTACGTGCGCGGCACCCGGCTGGGACCGCTGCGGGCCGAGGCGTTCGTGGAACGCACCGAAGGCGCCAAGACGTTCGCCCGGGGGTACCTGATGGATGACGAAGGGGTCACCGTCGAGGCCGACGGGGTGTTCATCACGCCGGCATGGGCGCGTGACGCCGGATGAAGTTCTATGTGTCGACCGCGTTCCTCGACACCCGGGAAGCAGTCGAGATCGCCAAGGCCGCAGACGAACTCGGCTACCACGGGATGGCGATCCCCGACCATGTGGTCAACCTGGAGACGCTTCAGACGCCGTACCCGTACACCAAGGACGGTAAGCGGCGCTGGGAGGCGTTCACCGACTGGCCCGACCCGTGGGTGATGATCGGCGCGGTCGCGCTGGTCACATCGCGACTGCACTTCGTGACCACGGTGTATCTGCCCGCGATGCGCGATCCGTACTCGGCGGCCAAGGCCATCGGCACCGCCGCGGTGCTCGCCGATGGACGGCTGGAACTCGGCATCGGCGTGGGTTGGTGCCGTGAGGAATTCGAACTGCTGGGGCAGCGATTCGAGCGTCGCGGTAAGCGCACCGACGAGATGCTGGAGCTGATGAAGGCGCTGTGGGCGCCGGGCTGGACCGAGTTCTCCGGCGATTTCTACACGACCCCGCGGCTGGAGATGGAACCCACGCCGCCGCCGATCCCGGTGTACGTCGGCGGGCTGTCCGATATCGCGCTGCGCCGGGCGGCGCGCCACGATGGCTGGATCGGGGATCTGATCACGCTGGACCGGGCGCTGGAACGGGTCGCGGCGGTACGGGCACTACGTGCCGAAAACGGCTTGGGCATGGACGATTACCAGGTGATCACACCGCTGACCGATGCGTTCACCCCCGAGCATTACGCGCGGGCGGCCGCCGGTGGGATCACCGGCATCATCACGATGCCGTGGATGTTCTACAGCGGGCCCGACGCATCCCTGGATCAGAAGATCGACGGGATGCGCCGGTTCCGCAAGGACCTCGAACTCGACTAGACGATCCGCCCCGCCGTCTGGCCGGCCCACGGCAGGATCGACACCCGCACCGTGATGGTCAGCGTCTCCTGGTACTGGTCGAGCACCGTGACGACGAAGGTGTCCGCCTTGTCCTCGTCGGTGGCGTCCGGCGCCGCGGCGCGCTGGCGTGCCGCGTCGGTCGGCGTGTAGACGAACTGGCCGTCGCGCTCGACGACGACGGTGCCGCCCTTGGCGGTCGGCCCCGACCCGAGGAAGTAGATCTCGTCGCGCTCGGGGTCGGTCGCCGACGCGGTGCCGCTGACCTTCCCGTTGACCGCGTTCGGTTCTCCGACGGTGTAATTGCCGTTGGTCGGGCCCTGATTGACGTGACCGGCCGGGGCGATGTCGACGCGGACCGTGACCGAGGTGGTGCCGCCGTGGCCGTCGTCGACGGTGACCCGGAACCGGTCGGTCTTGGTCCAGGACGACGCGAACGGGCTGGCCGCGGCCCGGCGGGCCGCGTCGGTGGGCACGTAGACGAACGACCCGTCGTCGGCGACGGTCACGACGCCCTTGCCGGCCGACGATCCGATCCGGTAGGTGAAGGTGTCGCCGTCGGCGTCGACCGCGGTGACGGTTCCCCGGGTGAGCCCGGTGTTCGGGTTGGTGTGCACCTCGGTCGCGGATCCGCCCGTCGGTGCGGCGTTGGCGGGCTTGATCCGCACGGTCACGGCGACGGTGGTGACGCCGCCGTGCCCGTCGTCGATGACGATGTCGAACGTGTCCTTCTTGTCCGCGGCGGTGGCGCCCTTGGCCGCGGCGGCGTGCCGGGCGGCCTGGTCGGGTGTGTAGGTGAACCGTCCGCGCGAATCGATCACGACGACACCGTTTTTCGCG carries:
- the glnA gene encoding type I glutamate--ammonia ligase, which codes for MDRQKEFVLRTLEERDIRFVRLWFTDVLGYLKSVAIAPAELEGAFEEGIGFDGSSIEGFARVSEADMVARPDPSTFQVLPWADSSGKHHSARMFCDITMPDGSPSWADSRHVLRRQLAKASDLGFSCYVHPEIEFFLLKPGADDGTPPIPADNGGYFDQAVHDSAPNFRRHAIDALEQMGISVEFSHHEGAPGQQEIDLRYADALSMADNVMTFRYLVKEVALGDGVRASFMPKPFAEHPGSAMHTHMSLFEGDTNAFHSPDDPLQLSDVGKSFIAGILEHANEISAVTNQWVNSYKRLVHGGEAPTAASWGAANRSALVRVPMYTPHKVSSRRVEVRSPDSACNPYLTFAVLLAAGLRGIEKNYVLGPEAEDNVWSLTPEERRAMGYKELPGSLGVALTEMENSELVAEALGEHVFDFFLRNKRREWENYRSHVTPFELKNYLSL
- a CDS encoding bifunctional [glutamine synthetase] adenylyltransferase/[glutamine synthetase]-adenylyl-L-tyrosine phosphorylase, with the translated sequence MAKPATQRPKLPGVGRLGLVEPKAQADLDGLGWNTDVHVELLWSLSRAPDADTALKAIVRLSEALGPDWADLDAALLKDRSLRGRLFGVLGSSLALGDHLVANPQSWRLLAGAVSLPVPHELREMFAEEAAKTDNPTTAVPPLRTLYRDRLLVLAALDVASVVENEPVLPFTVVGEHLSDLADAALAAALQVATASVCGDKPVPALTVVAMGKCGARELNYVSDVDVIFVADDDSHSSLTTATRIAGEMMRLASEAFFEVDAALRPEGKRGQLVRTLDSHVAYYERWAKTWEFQALLKARPAAGDMELGKRYIDALMPMVWTASQREDFVPEVQAMRRRVEELVPAGVRDREIKLGTGGLRDVEFAVQLLQLVHGRNDDSLHVASTVAALAALGEAGYIGRDDAANMTASYEFLRLLEHRLQLQRLKRTHMLPEADDEEAMRWLARAAHMRPDGRHDALGVLREELKRQSHRVSRLHAKLFYQPLLESVTQTPLGISDVMSTEAAERQLAALGYEGPQSALTHLAALTGGSGRRGRVQQVLLPTLLDWLSDTPDPDAGLLAYRRLSDELAEARWYLGTLRDEGAVAKRLMHVLGTSAYVPELLMRAPEVIQLYADGPNGPKLCDVDTESITKSLVASAARHTDPSRAIAAARSLRRRELARIASADLLGMLDVTDVCKQLTLVWVAVLQAALDAVTRANTPESGVPARIAVIGMGRLGGGELGYGSDADVLFVCEPHAGVEESVAVKWAVSVAEQVRARLGTPSADPPLEVDANLRPEGRSGPLVRTLASYEAYYAQWAQPWETQALLRAHRVAGDLELGERFLLMIDKTRYPAGGVSPETVQEIRRIKARVDAERLPRGADPNTHTKLGRGGLADIEWTVQLLQMRFAHKIPALHTTSTLDTLNAIGAAELIAEGDIELLREAWLTATRARNALVLVRGKPTDQLPGPGKLLNAVAVAAGWPDGDGGEFLDNYLRVTRRAKAVVRKVFGG
- a CDS encoding PaaI family thioesterase — translated: MFQFDLISAEEYDRERGRYAPLTDALRELVDVGLHTDVDDATVREALGHLEAATALLRQRVREERPVLRHAETGRPVTWGNPAVGLRNAISPPIVVEHDLAGRCWSEFTLGPVYEGPPGWVHGGVCALVLDQLLGEVASDSLTKARFTGTISLRYVRGTRLGPLRAEAFVERTEGAKTFARGYLMDDEGVTVEADGVFITPAWARDAG
- a CDS encoding TIGR03619 family F420-dependent LLM class oxidoreductase produces the protein MKFYVSTAFLDTREAVEIAKAADELGYHGMAIPDHVVNLETLQTPYPYTKDGKRRWEAFTDWPDPWVMIGAVALVTSRLHFVTTVYLPAMRDPYSAAKAIGTAAVLADGRLELGIGVGWCREEFELLGQRFERRGKRTDEMLELMKALWAPGWTEFSGDFYTTPRLEMEPTPPPIPVYVGGLSDIALRRAARHDGWIGDLITLDRALERVAAVRALRAENGLGMDDYQVITPLTDAFTPEHYARAAAGGITGIITMPWMFYSGPDASLDQKIDGMRRFRKDLELD